A portion of the Chryseobacterium tructae genome contains these proteins:
- a CDS encoding FKBP-type peptidyl-prolyl cis-trans isomerase produces MTIENNHVVAVKYILHTIEADGSKVLVEETTAENPLTFLYGVGMMIPKFEENILGLKAGDKADFVIQPEEAYGERQADAIAQLPLEMFKESGTPPIGAILPLSDNQGNNFQAFVVEVTPEAVVADLNHPMAGKVLDFQVEILNTRPATEEELSHGHAHGIDGTDAH; encoded by the coding sequence ATGACAATTGAAAACAATCACGTTGTAGCTGTAAAGTATATCCTTCACACTATCGAAGCAGATGGAAGTAAAGTTCTTGTAGAAGAAACAACAGCAGAAAATCCACTTACATTTTTGTATGGTGTTGGAATGATGATTCCAAAATTTGAAGAAAATATCCTTGGTTTAAAAGCTGGTGATAAAGCTGATTTTGTAATTCAGCCTGAAGAAGCTTATGGTGAAAGACAGGCGGATGCTATTGCTCAATTGCCACTTGAAATGTTCAAAGAATCAGGAACTCCTCCAATTGGAGCGATCCTACCTTTATCAGACAATCAAGGGAATAATTTCCAGGCTTTTGTAGTAGAAGTTACTCCTGAAGCTGTTGTAGCAGACCTTAACCACCCAATGGCTGGTAAAGTGTTAGATTTCCAGGTGGAAATTTTAAATACTCGTCCTGCAACAGAAGAGGAATTATCACACGGTCACGCTCACGGAATTGACGGAACTGACGCTCACTAA
- a CDS encoding AAA family ATPase: MIPIQLTVEGLYSYQERQTIDFKNLTDAGLFGIFGAVGSGKSSVLEAISFALYGETERLNMRDKRAYNMMNLKSNSSYIEFDFINYENKVFRATRDFRRNSKKFEDVKPNSVAFYENSNGKWIPLEHSNAEAIIGLSYANFKRTIIIPQGQFKEFLELGAADRTNMMKEIFNLQQYDLQNNVSALNTKNRSELDQLEGQLKGFEEISEEKIQLQKDILGEEQKKMVQANETFEKISQTYQQLKNLKTDFDSLQQNRENFNNLSEQKAQMDVLEAQTELYDRTFRIFNPLITEKNRLSKSSAEKRNEKESQIKTLHETEVTFKAIKEQLTALEPKFKGLEQSKIQENDLDLIVQILKFYEEIKTLNERTQKGSEKVAEVEVQRDAIQKKITELSKNIEVLKGQKLDAALLSNVGNWFIQQKNFKKSHYEQVEKIGKNQKQIELIAEELKPFALQDNFKADFASKKETLETQKKEFSQKLDHLKIQKELSRFASELHDGEACPLCGSQEHPHIVEFHDVNTELQDIQEKIKAIEQEIYQLQQQETAIEKILDRKKIFDEQLISEQKGLQQIQKDMENHLQQFIWKQFSPDHEDDFEKKRSDSFALEKKIEETDKAITQERETLEKESKVLEKYKNALETFKLEEATKQKEITISRSHLKILEWESYEQKTITEVEEAYQKLAQSNTETEQQYQKASQQEKDLAPKLAEQKAIVSQTEKQIADLEKEISENQQTIDKALNEHNFTAFNEVENILQQEINIQEVRTKIQQFKIDFETLKKVIEGLELKLKGLSFDDKQFSLAEKQLGEAQAELKQINDAVVTMTAEKDRLEKEYKKKEELLKELTKLQKRSENLKLMMNLFKGAGFVQYVSSIYLRQLCDHANTRFHRMTRNQLSLQLNENNDFEIIDYLNEGRSRSVKTLSGGQAFQVSLSLALALAESVQSNAQADKNFFFIDEGFGTQDTESVNIVFETLTNLMKENRIVGIISHVEELKEKIPTALNIIKDEERGSLIEII; the protein is encoded by the coding sequence ATGATTCCTATTCAATTAACAGTTGAAGGTCTGTATTCTTATCAGGAGCGCCAGACTATAGATTTCAAAAATCTTACGGATGCAGGATTATTCGGTATTTTTGGAGCGGTGGGTTCCGGGAAATCATCAGTTCTTGAAGCTATTTCGTTTGCTTTATATGGTGAAACGGAACGTCTGAATATGCGTGATAAGCGTGCATATAATATGATGAACTTAAAATCCAACAGCTCTTATATTGAGTTTGATTTTATTAATTATGAAAATAAAGTTTTCCGTGCGACCAGGGATTTCAGACGAAATTCTAAAAAGTTTGAGGATGTAAAGCCTAATTCTGTAGCCTTCTATGAAAATAGTAATGGGAAGTGGATTCCTTTAGAGCATTCTAATGCGGAGGCTATCATTGGTTTAAGCTATGCCAATTTCAAAAGAACGATCATTATTCCTCAAGGGCAGTTCAAGGAGTTTCTTGAATTGGGAGCTGCTGACAGAACCAATATGATGAAGGAAATTTTCAACCTTCAGCAATATGATTTACAAAATAATGTTTCAGCTTTGAATACTAAAAACAGATCGGAATTGGATCAACTTGAAGGTCAGCTGAAGGGTTTTGAGGAAATCAGTGAGGAAAAAATTCAACTTCAAAAAGATATTTTAGGAGAGGAACAAAAAAAAATGGTTCAAGCTAATGAAACGTTTGAAAAGATTTCTCAAACTTATCAACAACTGAAGAATCTAAAAACAGATTTTGATAGCTTACAGCAAAACCGGGAAAATTTCAATAACCTTTCTGAGCAGAAAGCTCAAATGGATGTACTGGAAGCTCAAACAGAATTGTATGATCGTACTTTCAGAATTTTCAATCCATTGATTACTGAAAAAAACAGGCTTTCCAAGAGTAGTGCTGAAAAAAGAAATGAGAAAGAAAGTCAGATCAAAACTTTACATGAAACTGAAGTTACGTTTAAAGCGATAAAGGAGCAGCTCACAGCTTTAGAACCAAAATTCAAAGGTTTGGAGCAATCTAAAATACAAGAAAACGACCTTGATCTTATTGTTCAGATTCTGAAATTTTATGAAGAGATCAAAACGCTTAATGAAAGAACTCAGAAAGGATCGGAAAAGGTAGCGGAAGTAGAAGTTCAAAGGGATGCTATTCAGAAAAAAATTACTGAATTGTCTAAAAACATTGAGGTTTTAAAAGGACAGAAGCTTGATGCAGCCTTACTTTCCAATGTGGGAAATTGGTTTATTCAACAGAAAAACTTCAAAAAATCACATTATGAACAGGTTGAAAAAATTGGAAAAAACCAAAAGCAAATTGAACTCATCGCTGAGGAATTGAAGCCTTTTGCTCTTCAGGACAACTTTAAAGCTGATTTCGCTAGCAAGAAAGAGACACTTGAAACACAGAAAAAGGAATTTTCTCAAAAGCTGGATCATCTGAAAATTCAAAAAGAACTTTCTCGTTTTGCCAGTGAACTTCATGATGGTGAGGCTTGCCCGCTTTGTGGCTCTCAGGAACATCCACATATTGTGGAATTTCATGATGTAAATACGGAATTACAAGATATTCAGGAGAAAATTAAGGCCATTGAACAGGAAATCTATCAGCTTCAACAGCAGGAAACGGCTATTGAAAAAATTCTGGATAGAAAGAAAATCTTTGATGAGCAGCTGATCTCTGAACAAAAAGGTCTTCAACAGATTCAGAAAGATATGGAGAATCATCTTCAGCAATTCATCTGGAAGCAGTTCAGCCCGGATCATGAGGATGATTTTGAGAAAAAAAGATCAGATTCTTTCGCTCTGGAAAAAAAGATTGAAGAAACAGACAAAGCCATTACACAGGAACGAGAAACCTTAGAAAAAGAAAGTAAAGTTCTGGAGAAATATAAAAATGCTTTGGAGACTTTCAAGCTGGAAGAAGCTACGAAGCAGAAAGAGATCACTATCAGTCGCTCCCATCTTAAAATTCTGGAATGGGAGTCTTATGAACAAAAAACTATAACTGAAGTTGAGGAAGCTTATCAGAAATTAGCACAATCTAATACTGAAACTGAACAACAGTATCAAAAAGCCTCACAACAGGAAAAAGACCTTGCTCCTAAACTTGCAGAGCAGAAAGCTATTGTCAGCCAAACGGAGAAACAGATTGCAGATCTTGAAAAAGAGATTTCGGAGAATCAACAAACTATTGATAAGGCTTTAAATGAGCATAATTTCACAGCATTTAATGAGGTTGAAAATATTCTGCAACAGGAAATCAACATCCAGGAGGTTAGAACTAAAATCCAGCAATTCAAAATTGATTTTGAAACCTTGAAAAAAGTGATTGAAGGGCTGGAATTGAAATTGAAAGGGCTTTCTTTTGATGACAAACAGTTTTCATTGGCTGAAAAACAGTTGGGCGAGGCTCAGGCGGAATTGAAACAGATCAACGATGCTGTGGTGACCATGACTGCTGAAAAAGACAGATTAGAAAAGGAATACAAGAAAAAAGAGGAGCTTCTGAAAGAATTGACAAAGCTTCAGAAACGTTCTGAAAACCTGAAACTGATGATGAATCTGTTCAAAGGAGCCGGTTTTGTACAATATGTCTCCTCAATTTATCTGAGGCAGCTATGTGATCATGCCAATACCCGCTTCCACAGAATGACGAGAAATCAACTGAGCCTGCAGCTTAATGAAAACAATGACTTCGAGATCATCGATTACCTCAACGAAGGCAGAAGCAGAAGTGTAAAAACGCTTTCGGGCGGGCAGGCATTCCAAGTCTCTTTAAGCCTTGCTTTGGCACTGGCTGAAAGTGTTCAATCCAATGCTCAGGCTGATAAAAACTTCTTCTTTATTGATGAAGGTTTCGGAACTCAGGATACAGAATCCGTGAATATTGTATTTGAAACCCTGACCAATCTGATGAAGGAGAATAGAATTGTGGGAATTATTTCTCACGTAGAAGAGCTTAAAGAAAAGATTCCTACAGCTCTGAATATTATCAAAGACGAGGAAAGGGGAAGTCTTATTGAGATTATATAA
- a CDS encoding VF530 family protein, with amino-acid sequence MSESKDPLHGKRLDAILEELVEYYQGFEELGKQINIRCFTDSPSVNSSLKFLRKTDWARAKVESLYLYVLRQKKRDEERKK; translated from the coding sequence ATGTCAGAATCAAAAGATCCTTTACACGGAAAAAGACTTGATGCCATTCTTGAAGAGTTGGTAGAATATTATCAGGGCTTTGAGGAATTGGGAAAACAAATTAATATCAGATGTTTTACAGATAGCCCGAGTGTCAATTCCTCATTGAAGTTTTTACGAAAAACAGATTGGGCAAGAGCAAAAGTTGAAAGTTTGTACTTGTATGTCTTAAGACAGAAAAAAAGAGACGAAGAGAGAAAAAAATAA
- the sbcD gene encoding metallophosphoesterase family protein, with protein MKILHTADWHLGKKLDRFSRLEEQSSVMEEIIAIADEEQADLILVAGDLFDNFNPAVEAVELFYKTLKRLSQNGKRPVIAISGNHDSPNLINAPDPLARECGIILIGHPKAEIMPFGTEHFNITHSKEGFIEIKIKTLDFPIRLLHTPYANEIRLKEYLGENKEEEINNVLSKTWKDLADQFCDENGVNLLTAHLYMNKKGADILEEPEGEKPIKIGNADLIFSDSIPEQIQYTALGHLHGFQNIGTKEKPVIYSSSPLCYSFSEAGQTKYVSIIDAEPGRPVSYEKKVLKSGRALARKAFTSVDEAVLWLRGNPYTFIELTLESETFLTADERRLIYQAHDGIVHLIPKVKNKESGEETIHEINLNQDIETLFKDYFKSKNGGQEANEELMKLFNEILNS; from the coding sequence ATGAAAATTTTACACACCGCCGACTGGCATTTAGGAAAAAAACTGGATCGCTTTTCCCGATTGGAAGAGCAGAGTTCAGTGATGGAGGAAATCATTGCGATTGCTGATGAAGAACAGGCAGACCTTATTCTTGTTGCCGGTGATCTTTTTGATAATTTTAACCCCGCTGTAGAAGCCGTTGAACTTTTTTATAAAACCCTGAAACGGTTGTCTCAAAACGGAAAACGTCCTGTTATTGCTATTTCAGGAAATCATGACTCTCCGAACCTCATCAATGCACCCGATCCGCTGGCCAGAGAATGCGGAATTATTTTAATAGGTCATCCCAAAGCGGAAATTATGCCATTTGGAACTGAACATTTTAACATTACCCATTCAAAAGAAGGCTTTATAGAAATAAAGATCAAGACTCTTGATTTTCCCATAAGGCTATTACATACTCCTTACGCTAATGAAATCCGTCTGAAGGAATATTTAGGAGAAAATAAAGAGGAAGAGATCAATAATGTACTTTCAAAAACATGGAAAGATCTTGCCGATCAGTTTTGTGATGAAAATGGAGTTAATCTTTTAACAGCCCATTTGTACATGAATAAAAAGGGGGCTGATATTTTAGAAGAACCTGAAGGTGAAAAACCGATAAAAATCGGAAACGCTGACCTTATTTTCTCAGATAGTATTCCTGAACAGATTCAATATACGGCTTTAGGTCACCTGCATGGTTTTCAGAATATCGGAACAAAGGAGAAGCCTGTAATTTATTCATCTTCTCCTCTATGCTACAGCTTTAGTGAGGCAGGACAGACAAAATATGTTTCTATCATTGATGCTGAACCGGGAAGGCCTGTTTCTTATGAAAAAAAGGTATTGAAAAGCGGAAGAGCTTTAGCTAGAAAAGCCTTTACATCCGTTGATGAAGCCGTTCTTTGGCTAAGAGGAAATCCATATACGTTTATTGAGCTGACATTAGAAAGTGAAACTTTTTTAACGGCTGATGAACGCAGGCTGATCTATCAGGCTCATGATGGAATTGTGCATCTGATTCCTAAAGTTAAAAACAAAGAATCCGGTGAGGAAACGATTCATGAAATTAATTTAAATCAAGATATAGAAACATTGTTCAAGGATTATTTTAAATCAAAAAATGGTGGCCAGGAAGCCAATGAAGAACTGATGAAATTGTTTAACGAAATTTTAAATTCCTAA
- a CDS encoding inorganic phosphate transporter — protein sequence MFLNNILFFSVDPDLSTGLVIIFILCLIAVVAFEFVNGFHDTANAVATVIYTKALKPVIAIPWSGFWNFLGVFTGGIAVAMGILKLVPMDTLITLPVAVGASLVLAVLLASIIWNLGTWYLGIPCSSSHTLIGALIGAGLGFTWYYGGGVNWHKAEEIGMSLILSPIVGFCLAVLLMWFFKYVIRYKSLFHIPTAENDKPPLAIRAILIITCTLVSFFHGSNDGQKGVGLFMLILIAFMPAQFAINHDIPNDKIISILNTTEHTLQATANHNTQNTDEFKTLNLTIENVKENLIHKNERDKAATYKFRKQVDNLIDSLKKLNESKAIVIDEPNRAILTSQIKELKKLTEFAPLWVIIIISVSLGLGTTIGWKRIAVTIGEKIGNEHLNYAQGASSEIVAASTIGISTFLGLPVSTTHVLSSGIAGSMVASGGKSNLNSGTLKSIGLAWVLTLPVSIVLSLLLFICFHLFI from the coding sequence ATGTTTTTAAATAATATTCTATTTTTTTCGGTGGATCCGGATCTCAGTACAGGACTTGTTATTATTTTCATCCTGTGCCTGATAGCTGTTGTGGCTTTTGAGTTTGTAAATGGTTTTCATGACACAGCCAATGCTGTAGCAACTGTGATTTATACCAAAGCTCTTAAGCCGGTTATTGCAATTCCTTGGTCAGGCTTTTGGAATTTTCTGGGCGTTTTTACAGGAGGAATAGCTGTTGCGATGGGGATCTTAAAGCTGGTTCCTATGGATACACTCATAACGCTGCCGGTTGCTGTAGGAGCCTCATTGGTTCTTGCTGTTTTATTGGCTTCCATCATTTGGAATCTGGGAACCTGGTATTTAGGGATACCGTGTTCCAGTTCTCATACCCTGATTGGTGCCTTGATTGGTGCTGGCTTAGGGTTTACCTGGTATTATGGAGGAGGAGTAAACTGGCATAAAGCTGAGGAAATCGGTATGTCACTCATTTTATCCCCGATAGTAGGATTTTGCTTAGCGGTTCTGCTAATGTGGTTCTTTAAATATGTAATACGTTATAAATCGCTCTTTCATATTCCGACGGCTGAAAATGACAAACCGCCTTTGGCTATCAGAGCTATTCTAATAATAACATGTACTTTAGTAAGCTTTTTTCATGGTAGTAATGACGGGCAAAAAGGAGTAGGTCTTTTTATGCTGATCCTGATTGCTTTTATGCCTGCTCAATTTGCAATTAATCATGATATTCCCAACGATAAGATTATTTCTATCCTGAATACAACGGAACATACATTGCAAGCGACAGCCAACCATAATACTCAAAATACAGATGAATTTAAAACGTTGAATCTGACCATTGAAAATGTAAAAGAAAATCTGATACATAAGAATGAAAGAGACAAAGCGGCCACTTACAAATTCAGAAAACAGGTTGACAATCTTATTGATTCTCTAAAAAAACTGAATGAAAGTAAAGCCATAGTGATTGACGAACCCAACAGAGCGATACTTACCAGCCAGATTAAGGAACTTAAAAAGCTAACCGAATTTGCTCCTCTATGGGTAATTATTATTATCTCTGTATCGCTGGGGCTTGGAACTACTATAGGGTGGAAGAGAATTGCAGTAACCATTGGTGAAAAAATAGGAAACGAACATTTGAATTATGCCCAGGGCGCATCCAGTGAAATTGTTGCAGCATCTACTATAGGTATAAGCACATTTCTGGGATTGCCGGTAAGTACCACGCACGTTTTGTCAAGTGGTATAGCAGGTTCTATGGTAGCTTCAGGAGGTAAAAGTAACCTTAATTCGGGTACATTAAAAAGTATTGGCCTTGCCTGGGTATTGACCTTACCGGTTTCTATTGTATTATCTTTACTGTTATTTATATGTTTCCATCTGTTTATTTAG
- a CDS encoding YchJ family protein, with amino-acid sequence MNCPCCSGKSYEECCKPYHTGEKHAPTAEALMRSRFSAFAIPNGEYLMETTLPGKRKYHNKRDLQEWGEINEWTKLEIIQTPTLTHVEFKAYYTDQDSHPQIHHEFSAFQKMHERWYYVSGEFLD; translated from the coding sequence ATGAATTGTCCCTGCTGTTCAGGAAAATCCTACGAAGAATGCTGTAAGCCATATCATACCGGAGAAAAACATGCTCCCACTGCTGAAGCATTAATGCGTTCTAGATTTTCAGCCTTCGCCATCCCGAATGGTGAATATTTAATGGAAACCACGCTTCCTGGAAAACGAAAATATCACAACAAACGGGATCTACAGGAATGGGGCGAGATCAATGAATGGACAAAACTGGAAATTATCCAGACACCAACTTTAACCCATGTAGAATTTAAGGCTTATTATACAGACCAGGATAGCCATCCTCAAATCCATCACGAATTTTCTGCTTTTCAGAAAATGCATGAACGTTGGTATTATGTTTCAGGTGAATTTTTAGATTAA
- a CDS encoding universal stress protein has translation MKQILVASDFSNNAGNALLYALSLAKTINMKVTVLNAIHPTEGINNSTYNAIFIEDYYARKRSALKEWTETFCNNDEYKDIQVKTVCDVGFLRNVITKYIEYNDVSFLVMGMTGATGIKGIIGSNASLAISKMRIPTLIVPAESILQQTPVITLAADYKTTKLSVRDIKALNQILKVSDPKKLEVLHISDKDTAAKTIENGEKKLKDQLSSVEITFHYVEDDKPSSGIIDFIETNKTDILCLVKHNHNIIYRLFSGSTVDEILNKSVKAVLILHA, from the coding sequence ATGAAACAAATATTAGTTGCCTCAGATTTCTCCAACAACGCAGGTAATGCGCTGTTGTATGCGCTGTCCCTTGCTAAGACTATCAATATGAAAGTAACAGTACTGAATGCCATTCACCCTACGGAAGGTATTAACAATAGTACATACAACGCTATTTTTATTGAAGATTACTATGCCAGAAAAAGATCAGCTTTGAAAGAATGGACTGAAACTTTCTGTAATAATGACGAATATAAAGACATTCAGGTTAAAACGGTTTGTGATGTTGGCTTTTTGAGAAATGTCATTACCAAATACATAGAATATAATGATGTATCGTTTTTAGTCATGGGAATGACGGGAGCTACGGGCATTAAAGGAATTATAGGAAGCAATGCCAGTTTAGCCATTAGTAAAATGCGAATCCCTACATTAATAGTTCCTGCAGAAAGTATACTTCAACAAACACCTGTTATCACTCTGGCCGCTGATTACAAGACCACAAAATTATCTGTAAGGGATATAAAAGCATTGAACCAGATCCTAAAAGTTTCTGATCCGAAGAAGCTGGAAGTCCTCCATATTTCGGATAAAGATACAGCTGCAAAAACTATAGAAAATGGGGAAAAGAAATTAAAAGATCAGCTTTCTTCTGTAGAGATTACCTTTCATTACGTTGAGGATGATAAACCATCTAGCGGAATTATTGATTTCATAGAAACCAATAAAACAGATATTTTATGTCTTGTAAAGCATAATCATAATATTATTTACCGATTGTTTTCCGGAAGTACTGTAGATGAGATCCTGAATAAATCAGTGAAGGCTGTATTGATTCTTCATGCGTAA
- a CDS encoding M3 family metallopeptidase, with translation MKNISSVLLISALAFNQSCTTMKQTDTQQELPAPDPSLSSNPFMKKSKLQYEAPEFDKIKNEHFKPAFEFGLKQHAAEIEKIANNPATPTFENTIVALEKSGEVLRRTQIVFSNLTSANTNPTLQALDEEYAPIFAAHSDKMYLNENLYKRIKSIKEDGLDPESKRLVQYYKQNFEIAGANLSAADKEKLKQINQELASLSTQYANKLLEARKQGGVFFSDAKELDGLSADEIAAAAADAKTAGQPGKYLLALQNTTQQPLLQNLKNRASREKLFKASWTRAEKGDANDTRETIEKLAKLRLKKAQTLGKTNYAEWKLQDQMAKTPEAATKLMNQVATPAVETARREAKDIQELIDQQKGGFKVEPWDWNFYAEQVRKAKFDLDESEIKPYFEITTVLEKGVFFAAEKFYGLTFKKRTDLPVYHPDVVTYEVFDHDGKSIAIYYLDFYTRDSKNGGAWMSNFVEQSYLMGTKPVIVNCYNYQKPAPGKPSLISFDDVSTIFHEFGHSIHGMFASQKYPSLSGTNVPRDFVEFPSQINEHWALDPMVIKNYAVHYETKQPIPQALVDKIKKAATFNQGYMTTELISAAALDMDWHSVTNESQFIPVLDFEKQSLTNHGFTLATVPPRYHTPYFAHIWGGGYSAGYYAYLWSETLDNDAWEWISKNGGLTRENGDRFRKYILSVGNSVDLNQAFRDFTGHDPDIKPLLRNRGFIK, from the coding sequence ATGAAGAATATTTCATCGGTATTATTAATTTCTGCCTTGGCGTTCAATCAATCTTGTACTACAATGAAACAGACCGATACTCAGCAGGAACTTCCTGCCCCTGATCCATCATTATCTTCAAACCCTTTTATGAAGAAGAGTAAGCTTCAATACGAAGCTCCGGAGTTTGACAAAATTAAAAACGAACATTTTAAACCGGCTTTTGAATTCGGATTAAAGCAGCATGCTGCTGAAATTGAAAAGATTGCCAATAATCCGGCAACTCCTACATTTGAAAATACCATCGTTGCATTAGAAAAAAGTGGTGAAGTACTGAGAAGAACACAAATTGTATTTTCTAATCTTACCAGTGCGAATACCAACCCTACTCTACAGGCCTTGGATGAAGAATATGCTCCCATTTTTGCTGCACATTCCGATAAAATGTACCTGAATGAAAATCTTTATAAAAGAATCAAATCTATCAAAGAAGATGGCCTTGATCCTGAAAGCAAAAGATTAGTACAATACTATAAACAAAACTTTGAGATCGCAGGAGCTAATCTTTCTGCTGCGGATAAGGAAAAACTGAAGCAAATCAATCAGGAATTGGCTTCACTTTCTACTCAATATGCTAATAAATTACTGGAAGCTAGAAAACAAGGGGGTGTATTCTTTTCTGATGCAAAGGAACTTGATGGTCTTTCTGCTGACGAAATTGCAGCGGCTGCCGCTGATGCTAAAACAGCCGGACAACCAGGTAAATATCTTCTTGCCTTACAAAATACCACTCAGCAACCTCTTTTACAGAACCTGAAAAACAGAGCCTCCAGAGAAAAGTTATTCAAAGCTTCATGGACAAGAGCTGAAAAAGGAGATGCTAACGATACCAGAGAAACAATTGAAAAGCTGGCAAAGCTTAGACTTAAAAAAGCGCAGACCTTAGGTAAAACAAATTATGCTGAATGGAAACTTCAGGATCAAATGGCAAAAACACCTGAAGCTGCAACGAAGTTAATGAACCAAGTGGCTACTCCTGCTGTAGAAACGGCAAGACGTGAAGCAAAAGATATTCAAGAGCTTATCGATCAGCAAAAAGGAGGTTTCAAGGTAGAGCCTTGGGACTGGAATTTCTATGCTGAACAAGTAAGAAAGGCTAAATTTGATCTTGATGAAAGTGAAATTAAACCTTATTTTGAAATTACAACTGTTTTAGAAAAAGGAGTTTTCTTCGCTGCTGAAAAATTCTACGGACTGACATTCAAAAAGAGAACTGATCTTCCAGTATATCACCCGGATGTAGTGACTTATGAAGTTTTCGATCACGATGGAAAATCTATTGCCATCTATTATCTGGATTTTTACACAAGAGATTCTAAAAATGGCGGAGCCTGGATGAGCAACTTTGTAGAACAGTCTTATCTTATGGGAACAAAACCAGTAATTGTAAATTGCTATAACTATCAGAAGCCTGCTCCTGGAAAACCTTCATTAATCAGTTTTGATGATGTTTCAACCATTTTCCATGAGTTTGGACACTCTATCCACGGAATGTTTGCAAGCCAGAAATACCCATCTCTTTCCGGAACAAATGTACCAAGAGACTTTGTAGAATTCCCTTCTCAAATCAATGAGCACTGGGCACTGGATCCGATGGTCATCAAGAACTATGCGGTTCATTATGAAACCAAGCAGCCAATTCCTCAGGCTTTAGTAGATAAAATTAAAAAAGCAGCTACCTTCAATCAAGGATACATGACTACGGAATTGATTTCTGCAGCGGCTTTAGATATGGATTGGCATTCTGTAACGAATGAAAGCCAGTTTATTCCTGTTTTAGATTTTGAAAAGCAATCTTTAACCAACCATGGATTTACTTTGGCAACCGTTCCGCCAAGATACCATACTCCTTACTTCGCTCACATCTGGGGTGGTGGATATTCAGCTGGATATTATGCTTACCTATGGTCTGAAACATTGGATAACGATGCATGGGAATGGATTAGTAAGAACGGTGGATTAACCAGAGAAAATGGTGACCGTTTCAGAAAATATATTCTTTCTGTAGGAAATTCTGTAGATCTTAATCAGGCATTCAGAGATTTCACAGGACACGATCCGGATATCAAACCTTTATTAAGAAACAGAGGTTTTATTAAATAA
- a CDS encoding GIN domain-containing protein yields MKKRTLFIFSALVVLASCNERHEKKNKEKSGWVEKVITKETGPIQQREFNGDFDEIQVSQAIEAEVIKSDIEKVIISAPQSIIDEVLVENSGGKLHIHYKPGIRVMNISKVTAKIYTKDFTKLVAESAASISVKDKFTQEKTSVEASSAGSISGNLEANDLNINTDSSSNFSGKIWAVNLEIESSSGSSIDISGKAKNADISSSSGSSISAKGVIADNVDADASSGANIGISAVSSVKAEASSGGSVDISRKGDLKNVTKNESSGGSVNIE; encoded by the coding sequence ATGAAAAAAAGAACTCTTTTTATTTTTTCAGCCTTAGTGGTTTTAGCCTCATGTAATGAAAGACATGAGAAAAAAAACAAGGAAAAAAGTGGTTGGGTAGAGAAAGTTATCACTAAAGAAACAGGACCTATTCAGCAGAGAGAATTCAATGGAGATTTTGATGAAATTCAGGTTTCCCAAGCAATTGAAGCAGAAGTGATAAAATCAGATATAGAAAAAGTGATCATTTCAGCACCACAAAGCATCATCGATGAGGTTCTTGTAGAAAATAGTGGTGGAAAACTGCATATTCATTATAAACCTGGAATCAGAGTGATGAACATCAGTAAAGTAACTGCGAAAATTTATACCAAAGACTTTACAAAATTGGTTGCAGAATCAGCGGCAAGTATCAGTGTAAAAGATAAGTTTACTCAGGAAAAAACAAGTGTTGAAGCCTCAAGCGCCGGAAGTATCTCAGGAAATCTGGAGGCTAATGACTTAAATATTAATACAGACAGCAGCAGTAATTTCAGTGGGAAAATATGGGCTGTAAATCTTGAAATAGAGTCCTCTTCAGGATCAAGCATTGATATTTCCGGAAAAGCAAAAAATGCAGATATCAGTTCTTCTTCCGGGAGTAGTATTTCAGCTAAAGGAGTTATTGCAGATAATGTAGATGCTGATGCATCCAGTGGAGCCAATATTGGAATCAGTGCAGTTTCTTCCGTTAAAGCAGAAGCTTCTTCAGGTGGAAGTGTAGACATCTCCAGAAAAGGAGATCTTAAGAATGTTACGAAGAACGAAAGCAGTGGTGGAAGTGTGAATATCGAATAA